The following are from one region of the Arachis duranensis cultivar V14167 chromosome 10, aradu.V14167.gnm2.J7QH, whole genome shotgun sequence genome:
- the LOC107468993 gene encoding T-complex protein 1 subunit epsilon, producing MALAFDEFGRPFIILKEQEQKSRLRGLDAQKANISAGKAVARILRTSLGPKGMDKMLQSPDGDVIITNDGATILEQMDVDNQIAKLMVELSRSQDYEIGDGTTGVVVMAGALLEQAERLLERGIHPIRVAEGYEMASRIAVDHLENIAKKFEFGPTDLEPLIQTCMTTLSSKIVNRCKRSLAEIAVKAVLAVADLERKDVNLDLIKVEGKVGGKLEDTELIYGIVVDKDMSHPQMPKRIEDAKIAILTCPFEPPKPKTKHKVDIDTVEKFQTLRKQEQQYFDDMVQKCKDVGATLVICQWGFDDEANHLLMHRNLPAVRWVGGVELELIAIATGGRIVPRFQELSPEKLGKAGVVREKSFGTTKDRMLYIEHCANSRAVTIFTRGGNKMIIEETKRSLHDALCVARNLIRNNSIVYGGGSAEISCSIAVEAAADRYPGVEQYAIRAFGDALEAIPMALAENSGLQPIETLSAVKSQQIKDNNPNFGIDCNDVGTNDMREQNVFETLIGKQQQILLATQVVKMILKIDDVISPSEF from the exons ATGGCGCTGGCTTTCGACGAGTTCGGGAGGCCGTTCATTATACTGAAGGAGCAAGAACAGAAGAGCAGACTGAGAGGACTCGATGCACAGAAGGCCAACATCTCCGCCGGCAAAGCCGTCGCCCGCATCCTTCGCACCTCCCTTGGCCCTAAAGGCATGGACAAGATGCTCCAGAGCCCCGACGGCGACGTCATCATCA CGAATGATGGAGCAACAATCTTGGAGCAGATGGATGTTGACAACCAGATTGCTAAACTGATGGTTGAGCTGTCCCGGAGTCAGGATTATGAAATTGGGGATGGAACTACTGGAGTTGTTGTTATGGCTGGTGCTCTTCTGGAGCAAGCTGAGCGGCTCTTGGAACGTGGAATTCATCCAATTAGGGTTGCCGAGGGCTATGAAATGGCATCGAGGATTGCTGTTGACCACCTGGAGAATATTGCTAAAAAGTTTGAATTTGGGCCTACGGATTTGGAGCCTTTGATTCAAACTTGTATGACTACTTTGTCCTCTAAAAT TGTGAATCGGTGCAAGCGCAGCTTGGCTGAGATTGCTGTCAAAGCTGTTCTTGCTGTTGCTGATCTAGAAAGGAAAGATGTTAACTTAGATCTAATTAAAGTAGAAGGGAAAGTTGGTGGTAAATTGGAGGATACTGAGTTAATATATGGAATTGTTGTTGACAAGGATATGAGCCATCCACAAATGCCAAAGCGAATTGAAGATGCTAAAATTGCAATCTTGACTTGCCCCTTTGAGCCTCCAAAGCCAAAGACTAAGCATAAGGTGGACATTGATACCGTTGAGAAGTTCCAGACATTAAGGAAACAAGAACAACAGTATTTTGATGACATGGTTCAAAAATGCAAG GATGTTGGTGCAACCCTGGTTATCTGCCAGTGGGGCTTTGACGATGAAGCAAATCATCTCTTAATGCACAGGAACTTGCCTGCTGTCAGATGGGTTGGTGGTGTAGAGTTGGAATTGATCGCAATTGCAACAG GTGGAAGAATTGTGCCTAGGTTCCAAGAGTTGAGTCCTGAAAAGCTGGGAAAG GCTGGTGTGGTTCGTGAAAAATCCTTTGGTACAACAAAAGACCGGATGCTGTACATTGAGCATTGTGCAAACTCGAGGGCTGTGACAATATTCACTCGTGGAG GTAACAAAATGATCATAGAGGAGACAAAGCGCAGTCTTCATGATGCCTTGTGTGTAGCTAGGAATCTCATCCGCAACAATTCTATagtatatggtggtggttctgcTGAAATTTCCTGCTCTATTGCTGTGGAAGCTGCTGCTGATAGATACCCTGGAGTAGAGCAG TATGCTATCAGAGCATTTGGAGATGCATTGGAGGCCATTCCGATGGCCCTTGCTGAAAATAGCGGCCTTCAACCTATTGAAACGTTATCTGCGGTGAAGTCCCAGCAAATAAAG GACAATAATCCTAACTTTGGCATCGACTGCAATGATGTTGGCACCAATGACATGCGTGAGCAAAACGTATTTGAAACTTTGATTGGAAAGCAGCAACAGATCTTGCTTGCTACTCAAGTTGTCaagatgattttgaaaattgatgatGTTATTTCCCCATCAGAGTTCTGA